One window of the Zea mays cultivar B73 chromosome 3, Zm-B73-REFERENCE-NAM-5.0, whole genome shotgun sequence genome contains the following:
- the LOC100283656 gene encoding Proteasome subunit alpha type-3, with amino-acid sequence MSSIGTGYDLSVTTFSPDGRVFQVEYATKAVDNSGTVVGIKCKDGIVLGVEKLVTSKMMLEGSNRRIHSVHRHSGLAVAGLAADGRQIVSRTKSEAASYEKVYGEPISVKELADRVASYVHLCTLYWWLRPFGCGVILGGYDRDGPQLYMIEPSGVSYKYFGAALGKGRQAAKTEIEKLKLSELTCREGIVEVAKIIYAVHDEAKDKAFELELSWICEESKRQHQKVPNDLLEHAKAAAQTALEEMDAD; translated from the exons ATGAGCAGCATAGGCACAGGTTATGATCTGTCTGTCACCACCTTCTCTCCCGATGGCCGCGTCTTCCAGGTCGAGTATGCCACGAAGGCTGTCGACAACAGCGG GACCGTTGTTGGGATCAAGTGCAAAGATGGCATTGTTCTG GGTGTCGAGAAGCTGGTAACCTCAAAGATGATGCTGGAGGGATCAAACCGTAGGATCCATTCAGTGCACAGGCACTCGGGCTTG GCCGTTGCTGGTTTGGCAGCAGATGGCAGGCAAATTGTTTCAAGGACCAAATCAGAAGCTGCCAGTTATGAAAA GGTCTATGGAGAACCCATTTCTGTGAAGGAATTGGCAGATCGTGTGGCAAGTTATGTTCATCTTTGCACGCTGTACTGGTGGCTCAG ACCTTTTGGTTGTGGTGTTATTCTTGGAGGTTATGATAGGGATGGACCACAGCTTTACATGATAGAGCCCTCAGGAGTTTCGTAT AAATACTTCGGTGCTGCATTGGGGAAGGGAAGGCAGGCTGCAAAGAC TGAGATAGAAAAGTTGAAACTTTCAGAGCTTACCTGCCGAGAAGGCATTGTTGAAGTTGCAAAGAT AATTTATGCAGTGCATGATGAAGCTAAGGACAAAGCTTTTGAGTTGGAGTTGAGCTGGATCTGTGAGGAATCGAAGCGCCAGCATCAGAAG GTCCCAAATGACCTGTTGGAGCATGCCAAAGCTGCTGCTCAGACAGCTCTTGAGGAGATGGATGCTGACTAA